A segment of the Juglans regia cultivar Chandler chromosome 15, Walnut 2.0, whole genome shotgun sequence genome:
TCTAAGATCTTTAAATGAATTGCCCAAAGTTCATTCTGGAGCTTTAGTAAAAATATggataaaagtaaataaaaataaaataattaatgcaattGTATAGAGAAGTGTTTCAAAAGAGttataaatgaaaagaataataaataaaccttAACCACATAACCAGGAGAACCTACCTCAACTGAATTCGTGGAATTACAGATGCCAATGAGCCTTGGTAAGTTGACTAATTCAAGTGACCGCAAGAGATGGAAGGGATTAGGTGGAGTACTATCCGATGTGGCTTCGAGTAGATATTCTAAATCTCTAGATCCATAAATTGTTAGATTCTTCAAGCTGCATGGTAAAATTCCTTTTTGCTCTTTCTCAAACcaaatatgtttcaaattttttacaatattcaaTGTCAAATCTACAGCTTTCTTCAACAATGAACGAATTTCTCGGTATTCCCCAAGATCACTTGCATCCTCCACTTTGAGTCtcaaagtattttcaaataaataatccTCATTCTCCAGCACATAATCTATCCCAATATGTATCCTAAATCTGAAATTGGAGTTACTGAAGTACAATTCTTTTGGCAAGCATGAGATACTTGGCACACTGATTTCTAAAACCACCAGTTGATTGGAATAAGGAATTAGTTCAGTAAGGCTTGCATTATTATTTGTTACTTCTCCATTTCCTTCCATCGTAGTCGTACGTCCCCAATTCCTAAATCCGTCCACGTACAATTCTTCTAGTCGAGATAAACCGGATAATACACCAGCCGCAATTCGCTTTAGAGATCTACATCCGCTCATATCTAGTAACTTTAATCGACTAAGCTTCCCTATTTCCAACGGCAACTCCTCGATCTTGGAATAAGAAAAGTCAAGAATTTCTAGGTTGCCCAGGGTTCCAATTGCCGACACATCTCCTAAGCAACAAAACTCCAGATTCAACATTCGAAGGTTCTGGAGGATCTGGATTGATGGCGGCAACGTCGTCAAGGAAGATCCACGGTCTTGCAAAGACAACATCTTTAGCTCCTTCATCCCGTCAAATAAATTGTCTGGGAATGTTTTTGAATGGTTAAAACGTGATAGTCGCAAAAGCTGAAGTCTGGGACACTTCAACTCAGTAGGATGCCATTTCATTTCTCCAAGTAAAAGAGAAATTGTGGTGTAACTGTCAAATCTATCATTCTGTGGCCATTCTTCAAGTTCTTCATGCAACACTACCATAAAACCATTTTCGTCTCTGGATGCAATTGATATGGCAACATCTCGTACAACATCATGCATTTTGACGTATTCCATCCAGTCGCCATCCAACAAGAGATTTGATCTTATAAGATTCTTAACTATTGTGTGGACAAGTTCTCTTGTTTGTTCCACAGTACCCATGAGAAACCTTTTTACAACTCCATACCTGACTAAATCTTCAATTGGAACATTAAAATCTTCAGGATACAAACAACATAGCAAAAAACATGATTTGGCTTCGTCACTTTCTAAGTAATTGTAGCTGAACTCTATGTTGGAATATACCTTTTGCTGGCCACTGatattttttgggttagatATTATCAGTTGCTGAAGTGCGGCTTTCCACTCCTTTTTATCGCTTTTGTTTCTAAGAGCACCTCCAACTATCGCAATGGCAAGGGGTAAACGTGCACATTCCTCCGCGACCTTTTTTGCAATTGAGATTAAATCAGAGGTATTAATACAATCACCTGCAATCTCTACAAAAAGATTCCACGCTTCTTCTTCAGATAAAAGTCCAACTGGAAAGATCTTCTGAATTCTCATCGCATTGCAAGCTTCTTCGTTTCTTGACGTCAACAAGATTTTGCAACTCTTTTGTTTAACTGCATCGATAACTCCAATAGCCCCAAGATCAAGGTGTTCCCAAACATCATCCAATATTACTAGGACATTCTTATTCTTAGTCAATCTTGAATATAATTCGTTTGCTCTTACATGTAAACTCTCTGCTTCAAGTTTGGGACCTAGCATTTCTGCAAGTTCGCCTTGAATCTTTGTCAAGCTTGGCTTTTGAGACACCACCGCAATGGCAACTTTATGgaataaattttcagatttcactCTTCTCTCAATCTCTTTGGCCATTTCTGTCTTGCCGATCCCTCCCATACCGCATAATGCAACCATGTCTATCTTGTCATTCTTTAGAGCATCCAAAACATCTTGAATCGTTGATTTTCGTGATTCAAAATCCTTAAACCATCCTGTGGGTGATGATCTCACTTCCAATGGAGGTGGAGTGTTGTACACCCTATCATGTTTTCCACCTTTTTTTAGCAAGTCATCGATAGCTTGAGTATTCTTTTGAGCTTCCTTACTCAAGGAATAGCGTAGCTTCAGATCCGGACACCAACCATTCAAGCACATCCTACTAGCTTCGACATCTTCTTCTTGAAGGAATTTCTGGGCTTCTTCAATTTGTTTCTCCACATTTGCCTGCCAGGTCTGAACTTCACTTGGGACTTCTTTTCGTTCTTGTTGGGCTTCATCAATAGATCGTTGCACTGCCTTCTCCTTGCCACTTAACTCCCGAATTTTATCTTCGAGAATTGCAATATTGCTCTGGTAGGAAATAATATAGCCAAACTGTTCTCCAATTAATGGACTAAACAAGTCTGCTACAATTTTTCCAACAATTGTAAGAATACATgattccattttttcaaaagtagtttttcagtttttgtaattttttttttccctgaaaGAATGGGACGAAATCTGCTACCTGCCCATTTACCAATCAAAGaagcaaaacagaaaagaaagtCAGTCAAAAATTGGAATACCAGATCAGAAAAACAAGCATGTTGTAAGAAAAGAAGGCTATGGCAGGGGACAtcattatattcataaattaacatcaTGAAGAAATTAGTAAGAACCTCATAATTTTGTAAGATCTCTTTCCCCTTTCTTAGACGGAGAACTGAGCCAatctatcatctgcaaaaagaaagataaaaagtgTCTGCCTAACTCTGAGGTTTTAGTCATGTTTTTGGAACTCCGAGCCCACAATCTGCAAAAATTTAATGATGCAATACACATTAAATTTCTTAGCCACATGACATTTTGTCGTTCAGTCAAGCAAAAAGACCCATTAATAATTCAGATCACGTGGTGCATGGGACACAATT
Coding sequences within it:
- the LOC109018755 gene encoding probable disease resistance protein At4g27220, with product MESCILTIVGKIVADLFSPLIGEQFGYIISYQSNIAILEDKIRELSGKEKAVQRSIDEAQQERKEVPSEVQTWQANVEKQIEEAQKFLQEEDVEASRMCLNGWCPDLKLRYSLSKEAQKNTQAIDDLLKKGGKHDRVYNTPPPLEVRSSPTGWFKDFESRKSTIQDVLDALKNDKIDMVALCGMGGIGKTEMAKEIERRVKSENLFHKVAIAVVSQKPSLTKIQGELAEMLGPKLEAESLHVRANELYSRLTKNKNVLVILDDVWEHLDLGAIGVIDAVKQKSCKILLTSRNEEACNAMRIQKIFPVGLLSEEEAWNLFVEIAGDCINTSDLISIAKKVAEECARLPLAIAIVGGALRNKSDKKEWKAALQQLIISNPKNISGQQKVYSNIEFSYNYLESDEAKSCFLLCCLYPEDFNVPIEDLVRYGVVKRFLMGTVEQTRELVHTIVKNLIRSNLLLDGDWMEYVKMHDVVRDVAISIASRDENGFMVVLHEELEEWPQNDRFDSYTTISLLLGEMKWHPTELKCPRLQLLRLSRFNHSKTFPDNLFDGMKELKMLSLQDRGSSLTTLPPSIQILQNLRMLNLEFCCLGDVSAIGTLGNLEILDFSYSKIEELPLEIGKLSRLKLLDMSGCRSLKRIAAGVLSGLSRLEELYVDGFRNWGRTTTMEGNGEVTNNNASLTELIPYSNQLVVLEISVPSISCLPKELYFSNSNFRFRIHIGIDYVLENEDYLFENTLRLKVEDASDLGEYREIRSLLKKAVDLTLNIVKNLKHIWFEKEQKGILPCSLKNLTIYGSRDLEYLLEATSDSTPPNPFHLLRSLELVNLPRLIGICNSTNSVEITLTKEEEQNVSETENQAKMLSLFQYNLIESLTKLEELVAHRCDSLEAIFELEGLNAEESNIFNNLTMLSLEDLPKLLHIWKKGPRDIKGFNYLRFLQVWGCDSLKCLFTPSIAKLLVKLEKIDVHRCNEMEEILGKELGEEENRDVIAFPLMKTLELADLQKLECFYSEDNHAFEWPSLDNITIGGCPKLKMFVSTSTNTPKLKGVLHMKSRTFQPMVEGDLNATIQHIIKGKGFDQLDEFYPSSMFPQLPRRAA